Proteins encoded within one genomic window of Rossellomorea vietnamensis:
- a CDS encoding TIGR03943 family putative permease subunit — MNSSVRFHTYIRGIILLGYALLLLKLFLTFNLQYFIAPKMNGYLYFALGVFLLLGAIQVIRGTSSNAKSHSCDCEGHELPRGAMKSFMIYTLFVFPVVLGFMLPDNVLDSAAAAKRGVKIGNTMFSTPPAIGGQSKNTGEPNQDSKQGLQPTLDSYEDFPVEKDFEKLKDIVGSKEKIIVRDEQYIQTLSIVDEELEQYVGKEVQLTGFIYKDEGFSGNQAVISRYVVSCCVADASVYGLLVQDKDMANLEPDTWVNVSGFIDAVDFNGRKMPVITHPVFEKVKQPENPYVEEFYIKIE; from the coding sequence ATGAATTCATCCGTTCGATTTCATACGTATATAAGGGGAATCATCCTGCTGGGGTATGCATTACTTTTACTTAAGCTGTTTTTGACCTTTAATCTTCAGTACTTCATCGCGCCGAAAATGAATGGATATCTGTATTTTGCATTAGGGGTGTTTCTTTTGCTCGGGGCCATTCAGGTCATTCGTGGAACATCGTCCAATGCAAAGAGTCATTCATGTGATTGTGAAGGACATGAACTGCCGAGAGGGGCGATGAAGTCTTTCATGATCTATACATTGTTTGTTTTCCCTGTCGTTCTCGGGTTCATGCTGCCTGATAATGTACTGGACAGTGCCGCCGCGGCAAAAAGAGGCGTGAAGATCGGGAATACGATGTTTTCCACTCCACCGGCAATTGGCGGTCAATCGAAAAATACCGGGGAGCCGAATCAAGATTCCAAGCAAGGTTTGCAACCAACTCTGGATTCATATGAAGACTTCCCTGTTGAGAAAGACTTCGAAAAACTCAAAGACATTGTGGGGAGCAAAGAAAAAATCATCGTACGGGATGAACAGTATATTCAAACCCTGAGTATAGTGGATGAGGAGCTTGAACAGTATGTTGGAAAAGAAGTGCAGCTGACAGGATTCATTTATAAAGATGAAGGTTTCAGCGGGAACCAGGCCGTCATTTCAAGATATGTAGTATCCTGCTGTGTGGCCGATGCATCGGTATACGGATTATTGGTCCAGGATAAGGATATGGCGAATCTGGAACCTGATACGTGGGTGAATGTAAGTGGATTCATCGATGCCGTGGACTTCAACGGTCGGAAAATGCCGGTCATTACCCATCCGGTATTTGAAAAAGTCAAACAGCCTGAGAATCCTTATGTGGAAGAATTTTATATTAAAATTGAATAA
- a CDS encoding phosphatase PAP2 family protein translates to MRAKKKDLPYLLCLLVMPALGFIYTLLNTDTREAVILSTQLDEWIPFVPIFIVPYILWYAFILGYLFYFWYKDVPTFLKTLGIIFIGELVCFVIYFYFQTTVPRPELAGSGVFLDMVQMIYSHDQPYNAFPSIHVLTTFAIILGNFNIQDKHRFHSVFVPAMGSLIIVSTLFVKQHFVLDMVSSIFLTTFIYGIMFELYGVSAKKSKQAYLED, encoded by the coding sequence ATGCGAGCAAAGAAAAAAGACTTACCCTATTTATTATGTTTGCTGGTGATGCCGGCATTAGGTTTTATATACACGCTATTAAATACGGATACCCGTGAAGCAGTCATTTTATCTACCCAGCTCGATGAATGGATCCCATTCGTGCCGATTTTCATTGTGCCGTATATATTATGGTACGCCTTTATTTTAGGATATCTTTTTTATTTCTGGTATAAAGATGTCCCTACATTCCTTAAAACCCTCGGCATCATTTTCATCGGAGAATTGGTTTGTTTTGTGATCTACTTTTACTTTCAAACGACCGTACCCCGCCCGGAACTTGCAGGCAGCGGAGTGTTTCTCGACATGGTCCAGATGATCTACAGCCATGATCAACCGTACAATGCCTTTCCAAGCATCCATGTCCTGACGACTTTCGCCATCATTCTCGGCAATTTCAATATTCAAGATAAACACCGTTTCCACTCGGTCTTTGTGCCGGCCATGGGATCGTTGATCATTGTATCGACCCTCTTTGTCAAACAACATTTCGTACTCGACATGGTCAGTTCGATTTTCTTGACGACGTTCATCTATGGCATCATGTTTGAACTGTATGGAGTCAGTGCAAAGAAGTCGAAGCAGGCGTATTTAGAAGATTAA